The following coding sequences lie in one Sorex araneus isolate mSorAra2 chromosome 4, mSorAra2.pri, whole genome shotgun sequence genomic window:
- the MPG gene encoding DNA-3-methyladenine glycosylase isoform X2: MGLKKQRFLEAEQPQNLQDGAQIPAPKEPCLRLPETSGLQRSIYFSSPKDPPHRLGNEFFDQPAVSLARALLGKVLVRRLNDGTELRGRIVETEAYLGPEDEAAHSRGGRQTPRNRGMFMKPGTLYVYIIYGMYFCMNVSSQGDGACVLLRALEPLEGQETMRKLRMTHRKSIASRALKDRELCSGPSKLCQALAIDKSFDQQDLAKDEAVWLEHSPPALSEPAVVAAARVGIGHAGEWTQKPLRFYVRGSPWVSVVDKAAERETQA, from the exons ATGGGGCTGAAAAAGCAGCGATTCTTGGAAGCAGAGCAGCCTCAGAATCTGCAGGATGGAGCCCAGATACCTGCCCCTAAGGAGCCCTGCTTGAGGCTACCTGAGACCTCAGGCCTCCAGCGCAGCATTTACTTCTCAAGCCCAAAGGACCCCCCTCATCGACTGGGAAATGAGTTTTTTGACCAGCCTGCAGTGTCCCTGGCCCGTGCACTTCTGGGAAAG GTCTTAGTCCGGCGACTCAATGATGGCACTGAACTCCGTGGCCGCATTGTGGAGACGGAGgcatatttggggccagaggatGAAGCCGCCCACTCTAGGGGTGGCCGCCAGACCCCCCGCAACCGTGGCATGTTCATGAAGCCAGGCACTCTCTATGTGTACATCATCTATGGCATGTACTTCTGCATGAATGTCTCTAGTCAGg GGGATGGAGCATGTGTCCTGTTGAGAGCACTGGAACCCCTGGAGGGCCAGGAGACCATGCGGAAGCTTCGCATGACCCACCGGAAGAGCATTGCCAGCCGGGCCCTCAAAGACCGTGAGCTTTGCAGTGGGCCTTCCAAGTTGTGCCAGGCCCTGGCTATTGATAAGAGCTTCGATCAGCAGGATCTTGCCAAGGATGAGGCTGTGTGGCTGGAGCACAGCCCCCCAGCACTCAGTGAGCCAGCTGTGGTGGCGGCAGCTCGAGTGGGCATTGGCCATGCTGGAGAGTGGACCCAGAAACCACTACGCTTTTAtgtcaggggcagtccctgggtcaGTGTGGTAGACAAAGCAGCCGAGAGAGAGACACAGGCCTGA
- the MPG gene encoding DNA-3-methyladenine glycosylase isoform X1: MPVRRGAQSFCRMGLKKQRFLEAEQPQNLQDGAQIPAPKEPCLRLPETSGLQRSIYFSSPKDPPHRLGNEFFDQPAVSLARALLGKVLVRRLNDGTELRGRIVETEAYLGPEDEAAHSRGGRQTPRNRGMFMKPGTLYVYIIYGMYFCMNVSSQGDGACVLLRALEPLEGQETMRKLRMTHRKSIASRALKDRELCSGPSKLCQALAIDKSFDQQDLAKDEAVWLEHSPPALSEPAVVAAARVGIGHAGEWTQKPLRFYVRGSPWVSVVDKAAERETQA; this comes from the exons ATGCCTGTGCGCCGCGGAGCCCAG TCTTTCTGCAGAATGGGGCTGAAAAAGCAGCGATTCTTGGAAGCAGAGCAGCCTCAGAATCTGCAGGATGGAGCCCAGATACCTGCCCCTAAGGAGCCCTGCTTGAGGCTACCTGAGACCTCAGGCCTCCAGCGCAGCATTTACTTCTCAAGCCCAAAGGACCCCCCTCATCGACTGGGAAATGAGTTTTTTGACCAGCCTGCAGTGTCCCTGGCCCGTGCACTTCTGGGAAAG GTCTTAGTCCGGCGACTCAATGATGGCACTGAACTCCGTGGCCGCATTGTGGAGACGGAGgcatatttggggccagaggatGAAGCCGCCCACTCTAGGGGTGGCCGCCAGACCCCCCGCAACCGTGGCATGTTCATGAAGCCAGGCACTCTCTATGTGTACATCATCTATGGCATGTACTTCTGCATGAATGTCTCTAGTCAGg GGGATGGAGCATGTGTCCTGTTGAGAGCACTGGAACCCCTGGAGGGCCAGGAGACCATGCGGAAGCTTCGCATGACCCACCGGAAGAGCATTGCCAGCCGGGCCCTCAAAGACCGTGAGCTTTGCAGTGGGCCTTCCAAGTTGTGCCAGGCCCTGGCTATTGATAAGAGCTTCGATCAGCAGGATCTTGCCAAGGATGAGGCTGTGTGGCTGGAGCACAGCCCCCCAGCACTCAGTGAGCCAGCTGTGGTGGCGGCAGCTCGAGTGGGCATTGGCCATGCTGGAGAGTGGACCCAGAAACCACTACGCTTTTAtgtcaggggcagtccctgggtcaGTGTGGTAGACAAAGCAGCCGAGAGAGAGACACAGGCCTGA
- the RHBDF1 gene encoding inactive rhomboid protein 1 isoform X1, with product MSEARRDSTSSLQRKKPSWLKLDIPVAVPPTPEEPSSMQAGSGQQGLWAQTAVPLPRDPAAQPLRRQAFLRSVSMPAEAAHISSPHHEPRRPALQRQMSITQTIRSSRQVHFGRVHTLPLLGSPAARRVLPQRRSFSRSLLRGTADWFGVSKDSDSTQKWQRKSLRHCSQRYGRLKPQVMRELDLPSQDNVSLTSTETPPPLYVGPCQLGMQKIIDPLARGRAFRVADDAADGLSTPHTPITPGAASLCSFSSSRSGFNRLPRRRKRESVAKMSFRAAAALVKGRSVRDGTLRRAQRRSFTPASFLEEDTAEFPEELDTSFFAREGVLHEELSTYPDEVFESPSEAALKDWEKAPEQAGLTGGALDRSELERSHLMLPLERGWRKQKEGCAGGPQPKVRLRQEVVSAAGQRRGQRIAVPVRKFFAREKRPYGLGMVGRLTNRTYRKRIDSYVKRQIEDMDDHRPFFTYWLTFVHSLVTILAVCIYGIAPVGFSQHETVDSVLRNRGVYENVKYVQQENFWIGPSSEALIHLGAKFSPCMRQDPQVHSFVRAAREREKHSACCVRNDRSGCVQTSEEECSSTLAVWVRWPAHPSAPELAGHKRQFGSVCHQDPRVCDEPSSEDPHEWPDDITKWPICTKSSAGNHTNHPHMDCVITGRPCCIGTKGRCEITSREYCDFMRGYFHEEATLCSQVHCMDDVCGLLPFLNPEVPDQFYRLWLSLFLHAGVLHCLVSVCFQMTVLRDLEKLAGWHRIAIIYLLSGITGNLASAIFLPYRAEVGPAGSQFGILACLFVELFQSWQILARPWRAFFKLLAVVLFLFTFGLLPWIDNFAHISGFISGLFLSFAFLPYISFGKFDLYRKRCQIIVFQVVFLGLLAGLVVLFYFYPVRCEWCEFLTCIPFTDKFCEKYELDAQLH from the exons ATGAGTGAGGCCCGGAGAGACAGCACGAGCAGCCTGCAGCGCAAAAAGCCATCCTGGCTGAAGCTGGACATCCCAGTGGCTGTGCCCCCCACGCCTGAGGAGCCCAGCTCCATGCAGGCAGGCTCTGGCCAGCAGGGGCTGTGGGCACAGACTGCTGTCCCCCTTCCTCGGGACCCTGCGGCCCAACCCCTGAGACGCCAGGCTTTCCTGCGGAGTGTGAGTATGCCGGCTGAGGCGGCCCACATCTCCTCGCCCCACCACGAGCCCCGGCGACCGGCACTGCAGCGCCAGATGTCCATCACACAGACCATCCGCAG CAGCCGACAAGTGCATTTTGGGCGTGTCCACACCCTGCCCCTCTTGGGCTCCCCTGCCGCCCGCAGGGTTCTCCCGCAGCGCCGGTCTTTCTCTCGGTCCCTGCTCAG GGGCACCGCTGACTGGTTTGGAGTGAGCAAGGACAGTGACAGCACCCAGAAGTGGCAGCGCAAGAGCCTCCGCCACTGCAGCCAGCGCTACGGGAGGCTGAAACCCCAGGTCATGCGGGAGCTGGACCTGCCTAGCCAGGACAACGTGTCCCTGACCAGCacagagacacccccacccctgtatGTGGGGCCATGCCAGCTGGGCATGCAGAAG ATCATAGACCCCCTGGCCCGGGGTAGGGCCTTCCGCGTGGCGGATGATGCCGCCGATGGCCTGAGCACCCCACACACGCCCATCACGCCGGGTGCTGcctccctctgctccttctccAGCTCCCGCTCGGGTTTCAACCGGCTCCCGCGGAGACGCAAGCGCGAGTCGGTGGCCAAGATGAGCTTCCGGGCAGCTGCAGCCCTGGTGAAG GGCCGGTCTGTGAGGGATGGCACGCTACGACGGGCACAGCGCCGAAGCTTCACCCCTGccagcttcctggaggaggacacGGCCGAGTTCCCTGAGGAGCTGGACACGTCCTTTTTTGCTCGG GAAGGTGTCCTCCATGAGGAGCTGTCCACGTACCCAGATGAGGTGTTTGAGTCTCCCTCGGAGGCAGCACTCAAGGACTGGGAGAAGGCCCCCGAGCAGGCTGGCCTCACGGGGGGTGCTCTGGACCGCAGTGAGCTGGAGCGCAGTCACCTGATGCT gcctctGGAGCGTGGCTGGAGGAAGCAGAAAGAGGGGTGTGCTGGCGGCCCACAGCCCAAGGTGCGACTGCGGCAGGAGGTGGTGAGTGCTGCTGGGCAGCGCCGGGGCCAGCGCATCGCCGTACCCGTGCGCAAGTTCTTCGCCAGGGAGAAGCGGCCGTACGGGCTGGGCATGGTGGGCCGGCTCACCAACCGCACTTACCGCAAGCGCATCGACAGCTACGTGAAGCGCCAGATCGAGGACATGGATGACCACAG GCCCTTCTTCACCTATTGGCTCACCTTCGTTCACTCGCTCGTCACCATTCTGGCCGTGTGCATCTACGGCATTGCACCAGTGGGTTTCTCGCAGCACGAGACTGTGGACTCG GTGCTGCGGAACCGAGGAGTCTATGAGAATGTGAAGTACGTGCAGCAGGAGAACTTCTGGATCGGGCCCAGCTCg GAGGCACTCATCCACCTGGGCGCCAAGTTCTCGCCCTGCATGCGCCAGGACCCACAGGTGCACAGCTTTGTGCGGGCCGCGCGGGAGCGGGAGAAGCACTCGGCCTGCTGTGTCCGCAACGACAGGTCCGGCTGTGTGCAGACCTCGGAGGAGGAGTGCTCG TCCACGCTGGCAGTGTGGGTGAGGTGGCCTGCCCACCCCAGTGCCCCAGAACTTGCTGGCCACAAGAGACAGTTTGGCTCCGTCTGTCACCAGGACCCCAG GGTATGTGATGAaccctcctccgaggacccccaTGAGTGGCCAGACGACATCACCAAGTGGCCG ATCTGCACTAAAAGCAGCGCTGGGAACCACACCAACCATCCCCACATGGACTGTGTCATCACGGGCAGACCCTGCTGCATCGGCACCAAGGGCAG GTGTGAGATCACCTCTCGGGAGTACTGTGACTTCATGAGGGGCTACTTCCATGAGGAGGCCACCCTCTGCTCTCAG GTGCACTGCATGGACGATGTGTGCGGTCTCCTGCCCTTCCTCAACCCTGAAGTGCCTGACCAGTTCTACCGCCTGTGGCTATCCCTCTTCCTGCATGCTGG GGTCCTGCATTGCCTGGTTTCTGTCTGCTTCCAGATGACCGTACtgcgagatctggagaagctggCCGGCTGGCACCGTATTGCCATCATCTACCTGCTGAGTGGTATCACAGGGAACCTTGCCAGTGCCATTTTCCTGCCATACCGGGCAGAG GTGGGCCCAGCCGGCTCGCAGTTTGGCATCCTGGCCTGCCTCTTTGTGGAGCTCTTCCAGAGCTGGCAAATCCTGGCGCGGCCGTGGCGTGCCTTCTTCAAGCTGCTGGCTGTGGTGCTCTTCCTGTTCACCTTCGGGCTGCTGCCATGGATCGACAACTTCGCCCACATCTCCGGCTTCATCAGtggcctcttcctctcctttgccTTCCTGCCTTACATCAGCTTTGGCAAGTTCGACCTGTACCGCAAGCGCTGCCAGATCATCGTCTTTCAGGTGGTcttcctgggcctcctggctGGCCTGGTGGTCCTCTTCTACTTCTACCCTGTCCGGTGTGAATGGTGCGAGTTCCTCACCTGCATTCCCTTCACCGACAAGTTCTGTGAGAAGTATGAGCTGGATGCGCAGCTCCACTGA
- the RHBDF1 gene encoding inactive rhomboid protein 1 isoform X2, which translates to MSEARRDSTSSLQRKKPSWLKLDIPVAVPPTPEEPSSMQAGSGQQGLWAQTAVPLPRDPAAQPLRRQAFLRSVSMPAEAAHISSPHHEPRRPALQRQMSITQTIRRGTADWFGVSKDSDSTQKWQRKSLRHCSQRYGRLKPQVMRELDLPSQDNVSLTSTETPPPLYVGPCQLGMQKIIDPLARGRAFRVADDAADGLSTPHTPITPGAASLCSFSSSRSGFNRLPRRRKRESVAKMSFRAAAALVKGRSVRDGTLRRAQRRSFTPASFLEEDTAEFPEELDTSFFAREGVLHEELSTYPDEVFESPSEAALKDWEKAPEQAGLTGGALDRSELERSHLMLPLERGWRKQKEGCAGGPQPKVRLRQEVVSAAGQRRGQRIAVPVRKFFAREKRPYGLGMVGRLTNRTYRKRIDSYVKRQIEDMDDHRPFFTYWLTFVHSLVTILAVCIYGIAPVGFSQHETVDSVLRNRGVYENVKYVQQENFWIGPSSEALIHLGAKFSPCMRQDPQVHSFVRAAREREKHSACCVRNDRSGCVQTSEEECSSTLAVWVRWPAHPSAPELAGHKRQFGSVCHQDPRVCDEPSSEDPHEWPDDITKWPICTKSSAGNHTNHPHMDCVITGRPCCIGTKGRCEITSREYCDFMRGYFHEEATLCSQVHCMDDVCGLLPFLNPEVPDQFYRLWLSLFLHAGVLHCLVSVCFQMTVLRDLEKLAGWHRIAIIYLLSGITGNLASAIFLPYRAEVGPAGSQFGILACLFVELFQSWQILARPWRAFFKLLAVVLFLFTFGLLPWIDNFAHISGFISGLFLSFAFLPYISFGKFDLYRKRCQIIVFQVVFLGLLAGLVVLFYFYPVRCEWCEFLTCIPFTDKFCEKYELDAQLH; encoded by the exons ATGAGTGAGGCCCGGAGAGACAGCACGAGCAGCCTGCAGCGCAAAAAGCCATCCTGGCTGAAGCTGGACATCCCAGTGGCTGTGCCCCCCACGCCTGAGGAGCCCAGCTCCATGCAGGCAGGCTCTGGCCAGCAGGGGCTGTGGGCACAGACTGCTGTCCCCCTTCCTCGGGACCCTGCGGCCCAACCCCTGAGACGCCAGGCTTTCCTGCGGAGTGTGAGTATGCCGGCTGAGGCGGCCCACATCTCCTCGCCCCACCACGAGCCCCGGCGACCGGCACTGCAGCGCCAGATGTCCATCACACAGACCATCCGCAG GGGCACCGCTGACTGGTTTGGAGTGAGCAAGGACAGTGACAGCACCCAGAAGTGGCAGCGCAAGAGCCTCCGCCACTGCAGCCAGCGCTACGGGAGGCTGAAACCCCAGGTCATGCGGGAGCTGGACCTGCCTAGCCAGGACAACGTGTCCCTGACCAGCacagagacacccccacccctgtatGTGGGGCCATGCCAGCTGGGCATGCAGAAG ATCATAGACCCCCTGGCCCGGGGTAGGGCCTTCCGCGTGGCGGATGATGCCGCCGATGGCCTGAGCACCCCACACACGCCCATCACGCCGGGTGCTGcctccctctgctccttctccAGCTCCCGCTCGGGTTTCAACCGGCTCCCGCGGAGACGCAAGCGCGAGTCGGTGGCCAAGATGAGCTTCCGGGCAGCTGCAGCCCTGGTGAAG GGCCGGTCTGTGAGGGATGGCACGCTACGACGGGCACAGCGCCGAAGCTTCACCCCTGccagcttcctggaggaggacacGGCCGAGTTCCCTGAGGAGCTGGACACGTCCTTTTTTGCTCGG GAAGGTGTCCTCCATGAGGAGCTGTCCACGTACCCAGATGAGGTGTTTGAGTCTCCCTCGGAGGCAGCACTCAAGGACTGGGAGAAGGCCCCCGAGCAGGCTGGCCTCACGGGGGGTGCTCTGGACCGCAGTGAGCTGGAGCGCAGTCACCTGATGCT gcctctGGAGCGTGGCTGGAGGAAGCAGAAAGAGGGGTGTGCTGGCGGCCCACAGCCCAAGGTGCGACTGCGGCAGGAGGTGGTGAGTGCTGCTGGGCAGCGCCGGGGCCAGCGCATCGCCGTACCCGTGCGCAAGTTCTTCGCCAGGGAGAAGCGGCCGTACGGGCTGGGCATGGTGGGCCGGCTCACCAACCGCACTTACCGCAAGCGCATCGACAGCTACGTGAAGCGCCAGATCGAGGACATGGATGACCACAG GCCCTTCTTCACCTATTGGCTCACCTTCGTTCACTCGCTCGTCACCATTCTGGCCGTGTGCATCTACGGCATTGCACCAGTGGGTTTCTCGCAGCACGAGACTGTGGACTCG GTGCTGCGGAACCGAGGAGTCTATGAGAATGTGAAGTACGTGCAGCAGGAGAACTTCTGGATCGGGCCCAGCTCg GAGGCACTCATCCACCTGGGCGCCAAGTTCTCGCCCTGCATGCGCCAGGACCCACAGGTGCACAGCTTTGTGCGGGCCGCGCGGGAGCGGGAGAAGCACTCGGCCTGCTGTGTCCGCAACGACAGGTCCGGCTGTGTGCAGACCTCGGAGGAGGAGTGCTCG TCCACGCTGGCAGTGTGGGTGAGGTGGCCTGCCCACCCCAGTGCCCCAGAACTTGCTGGCCACAAGAGACAGTTTGGCTCCGTCTGTCACCAGGACCCCAG GGTATGTGATGAaccctcctccgaggacccccaTGAGTGGCCAGACGACATCACCAAGTGGCCG ATCTGCACTAAAAGCAGCGCTGGGAACCACACCAACCATCCCCACATGGACTGTGTCATCACGGGCAGACCCTGCTGCATCGGCACCAAGGGCAG GTGTGAGATCACCTCTCGGGAGTACTGTGACTTCATGAGGGGCTACTTCCATGAGGAGGCCACCCTCTGCTCTCAG GTGCACTGCATGGACGATGTGTGCGGTCTCCTGCCCTTCCTCAACCCTGAAGTGCCTGACCAGTTCTACCGCCTGTGGCTATCCCTCTTCCTGCATGCTGG GGTCCTGCATTGCCTGGTTTCTGTCTGCTTCCAGATGACCGTACtgcgagatctggagaagctggCCGGCTGGCACCGTATTGCCATCATCTACCTGCTGAGTGGTATCACAGGGAACCTTGCCAGTGCCATTTTCCTGCCATACCGGGCAGAG GTGGGCCCAGCCGGCTCGCAGTTTGGCATCCTGGCCTGCCTCTTTGTGGAGCTCTTCCAGAGCTGGCAAATCCTGGCGCGGCCGTGGCGTGCCTTCTTCAAGCTGCTGGCTGTGGTGCTCTTCCTGTTCACCTTCGGGCTGCTGCCATGGATCGACAACTTCGCCCACATCTCCGGCTTCATCAGtggcctcttcctctcctttgccTTCCTGCCTTACATCAGCTTTGGCAAGTTCGACCTGTACCGCAAGCGCTGCCAGATCATCGTCTTTCAGGTGGTcttcctgggcctcctggctGGCCTGGTGGTCCTCTTCTACTTCTACCCTGTCCGGTGTGAATGGTGCGAGTTCCTCACCTGCATTCCCTTCACCGACAAGTTCTGTGAGAAGTATGAGCTGGATGCGCAGCTCCACTGA
- the RHBDF1 gene encoding inactive rhomboid protein 1 isoform X3, whose product MPAGHAEASPPSRQIIDPLARGRAFRVADDAADGLSTPHTPITPGAASLCSFSSSRSGFNRLPRRRKRESVAKMSFRAAAALVKGRSVRDGTLRRAQRRSFTPASFLEEDTAEFPEELDTSFFAREGVLHEELSTYPDEVFESPSEAALKDWEKAPEQAGLTGGALDRSELERSHLMLPLERGWRKQKEGCAGGPQPKVRLRQEVVSAAGQRRGQRIAVPVRKFFAREKRPYGLGMVGRLTNRTYRKRIDSYVKRQIEDMDDHRPFFTYWLTFVHSLVTILAVCIYGIAPVGFSQHETVDSVLRNRGVYENVKYVQQENFWIGPSSEALIHLGAKFSPCMRQDPQVHSFVRAAREREKHSACCVRNDRSGCVQTSEEECSSTLAVWVRWPAHPSAPELAGHKRQFGSVCHQDPRVCDEPSSEDPHEWPDDITKWPICTKSSAGNHTNHPHMDCVITGRPCCIGTKGRCEITSREYCDFMRGYFHEEATLCSQVHCMDDVCGLLPFLNPEVPDQFYRLWLSLFLHAGVLHCLVSVCFQMTVLRDLEKLAGWHRIAIIYLLSGITGNLASAIFLPYRAEVGPAGSQFGILACLFVELFQSWQILARPWRAFFKLLAVVLFLFTFGLLPWIDNFAHISGFISGLFLSFAFLPYISFGKFDLYRKRCQIIVFQVVFLGLLAGLVVLFYFYPVRCEWCEFLTCIPFTDKFCEKYELDAQLH is encoded by the exons ATGCCAGCTGGGCATGCAGAAG CGTCTCCTCCCTCCCGCCAGATCATAGACCCCCTGGCCCGGGGTAGGGCCTTCCGCGTGGCGGATGATGCCGCCGATGGCCTGAGCACCCCACACACGCCCATCACGCCGGGTGCTGcctccctctgctccttctccAGCTCCCGCTCGGGTTTCAACCGGCTCCCGCGGAGACGCAAGCGCGAGTCGGTGGCCAAGATGAGCTTCCGGGCAGCTGCAGCCCTGGTGAAG GGCCGGTCTGTGAGGGATGGCACGCTACGACGGGCACAGCGCCGAAGCTTCACCCCTGccagcttcctggaggaggacacGGCCGAGTTCCCTGAGGAGCTGGACACGTCCTTTTTTGCTCGG GAAGGTGTCCTCCATGAGGAGCTGTCCACGTACCCAGATGAGGTGTTTGAGTCTCCCTCGGAGGCAGCACTCAAGGACTGGGAGAAGGCCCCCGAGCAGGCTGGCCTCACGGGGGGTGCTCTGGACCGCAGTGAGCTGGAGCGCAGTCACCTGATGCT gcctctGGAGCGTGGCTGGAGGAAGCAGAAAGAGGGGTGTGCTGGCGGCCCACAGCCCAAGGTGCGACTGCGGCAGGAGGTGGTGAGTGCTGCTGGGCAGCGCCGGGGCCAGCGCATCGCCGTACCCGTGCGCAAGTTCTTCGCCAGGGAGAAGCGGCCGTACGGGCTGGGCATGGTGGGCCGGCTCACCAACCGCACTTACCGCAAGCGCATCGACAGCTACGTGAAGCGCCAGATCGAGGACATGGATGACCACAG GCCCTTCTTCACCTATTGGCTCACCTTCGTTCACTCGCTCGTCACCATTCTGGCCGTGTGCATCTACGGCATTGCACCAGTGGGTTTCTCGCAGCACGAGACTGTGGACTCG GTGCTGCGGAACCGAGGAGTCTATGAGAATGTGAAGTACGTGCAGCAGGAGAACTTCTGGATCGGGCCCAGCTCg GAGGCACTCATCCACCTGGGCGCCAAGTTCTCGCCCTGCATGCGCCAGGACCCACAGGTGCACAGCTTTGTGCGGGCCGCGCGGGAGCGGGAGAAGCACTCGGCCTGCTGTGTCCGCAACGACAGGTCCGGCTGTGTGCAGACCTCGGAGGAGGAGTGCTCG TCCACGCTGGCAGTGTGGGTGAGGTGGCCTGCCCACCCCAGTGCCCCAGAACTTGCTGGCCACAAGAGACAGTTTGGCTCCGTCTGTCACCAGGACCCCAG GGTATGTGATGAaccctcctccgaggacccccaTGAGTGGCCAGACGACATCACCAAGTGGCCG ATCTGCACTAAAAGCAGCGCTGGGAACCACACCAACCATCCCCACATGGACTGTGTCATCACGGGCAGACCCTGCTGCATCGGCACCAAGGGCAG GTGTGAGATCACCTCTCGGGAGTACTGTGACTTCATGAGGGGCTACTTCCATGAGGAGGCCACCCTCTGCTCTCAG GTGCACTGCATGGACGATGTGTGCGGTCTCCTGCCCTTCCTCAACCCTGAAGTGCCTGACCAGTTCTACCGCCTGTGGCTATCCCTCTTCCTGCATGCTGG GGTCCTGCATTGCCTGGTTTCTGTCTGCTTCCAGATGACCGTACtgcgagatctggagaagctggCCGGCTGGCACCGTATTGCCATCATCTACCTGCTGAGTGGTATCACAGGGAACCTTGCCAGTGCCATTTTCCTGCCATACCGGGCAGAG GTGGGCCCAGCCGGCTCGCAGTTTGGCATCCTGGCCTGCCTCTTTGTGGAGCTCTTCCAGAGCTGGCAAATCCTGGCGCGGCCGTGGCGTGCCTTCTTCAAGCTGCTGGCTGTGGTGCTCTTCCTGTTCACCTTCGGGCTGCTGCCATGGATCGACAACTTCGCCCACATCTCCGGCTTCATCAGtggcctcttcctctcctttgccTTCCTGCCTTACATCAGCTTTGGCAAGTTCGACCTGTACCGCAAGCGCTGCCAGATCATCGTCTTTCAGGTGGTcttcctgggcctcctggctGGCCTGGTGGTCCTCTTCTACTTCTACCCTGTCCGGTGTGAATGGTGCGAGTTCCTCACCTGCATTCCCTTCACCGACAAGTTCTGTGAGAAGTATGAGCTGGATGCGCAGCTCCACTGA
- the SNRNP25 gene encoding U11/U12 small nuclear ribonucleoprotein 25 kDa protein yields the protein MVVQDPLLCDLPIQVTLEEVNSQIALEYGQAMTVRVCKMDGEVMPVVVVQSATVLDLKKAIQRHVQLRQEREGGIQHISWAYVWRTYHLTSAGEKLTEDRKKLRDYGIRNRDEVSFIKKLRQK from the exons ATGGTGGTGCAGGACCCGCTGCTCTGCGATCTCCCCATCCAG GTCACTTTGGAAGAGGTCAATTCCCAAATAGCACTAGAATATGGCCAGGCGATGACAGTCCGAGTGTGCAAGATGGACGGAGAAGTCATGC CTGTGGTGGTAGTACAGAGTGCCACGGTCCTGGACCTGAAGAAGGCCATCCAAAGGCACGTGCAGCTCAGGCAGGAGCGTGAAGGGGGCATTCAGCACATCAGCTG GGCCTATGTGTGGAGGACCTATCACCTGACGTCCGCTGGGGAGAAGCTCACAGAGGACAGGAAGAAGCTCCGGGA TTACGGGATTCGCAATCGGGACGAGGTATCCTTCATCAAGAAGCTGCGGCAGAAGTGA
- the POLR3K gene encoding DNA-directed RNA polymerase III subunit RPC10, with product MLLFCPSCGNGLIVEEGQRCHRFACNTCPYVHNITRKVTNRKYPKLKEVDDVLGGAAAWENVDSTAEPCPKCEHPRAYFMQLQTRSADEPMTTFYKCCNAQCGHRWRD from the exons aTGCTGCTCTTCTGCCCGAGCTGCGGGAACGGACTCATCGTGGAGGAGGGCCAGCGCTGCCACCGCTTCGCCTGCAATACCTGCCCCTACGTGCACAATATCACCCGTAAG GTAACCAATCGGAAGTACCCAAAGCTGAAGGAAGTGGATGATGTCCTTGGGGGCGCTGCTGCTTGGGAGAATGTGGACTCAACTGCAG AGCCATGTCCAAAATGTGAACACCCTCGAGCCTATTTCATGCAACTTCAGACCCGATCTGCGGACGAGCCTATGACCACCTTCTACAAGTGCTGCAATGCTCAGTGTGGGCATCGCTGGAGGGACTAG